A single window of Ananas comosus cultivar F153 linkage group 17, ASM154086v1, whole genome shotgun sequence DNA harbors:
- the LOC109722760 gene encoding uncharacterized protein LOC109722760 has translation MALNRGIRSGMKLLTSSESALSKSVSRGLHATGAKRMGAHGHDEPFYLHAKHMYNLDRMKHQKLKVSASVLAAFSIGVAVPVYAVIFQQKKTASG, from the exons ATGGCGTTGAACCGTGGGATCCGATCCGGCATGAAGCTGTTGACCTCCTCCGAATCAGCCCTTTCCAAATCAG TTTCTCGAGGGCTACATGCCACTGGGGCAAAGAGAATGGGTGCGCATGGCCATGATGAACCATTCTACCTTCACGCCAAGCACATGTACAACCTGGACCGCATGAAGCATCAGAAGCTTAAAGTTTCTGCATCCGTGCTTGCTGCGTTCAGCATCGGTGTGGCTGTTCCTGTCTATGCTGTCATATTCCAACAGAAGAAAACCGCCTCAGGGTGA
- the LOC109722755 gene encoding uncharacterized protein At1g04910 — protein MHGNTRIGGAGARPNGAAAAAAPWPGRKGSVERLAYAAAAAVLRRRAVLVVVPLLYMVVMVVLVGVWNLDSGPVRVGVAILRRRAPPPPGSMYRSTQVFEKLWPYMQGDVNHSNALTTAWHQKAGHRWKPCTHKRLKQTELPPSNGFLIIEANGGLNQQRLSICDAVAVAGLLNATLVIPMFHLNSVWRDSSKFGDIFDEEYFIESLKDHVRVVRELPGDILQQYDHNISNIPNMRTKAFSSKAYYLQKVLPKLLELGAVRIAPFSNRLAHSVPPNIQRLRCLTNYEALRFSGPIRTLAEKMVDRMVKNSSISGGKYVSVHLRFEEDMVAFSCCTYDGGQKEKLELEKARERGWRGKFHRPGRIISPEANRRDGKCPLTPMEVGMMLRGMGFGNTTSLYVASGEIYNAKKYMAPLRQLFPLLETKETLASADELAPFKGYSSRLAALDYTVCARSEVFVTTQGGNFPHFLMGHRRHLYEGHSKTIKPDKRKLVLFLDNPSIRWDRFKRHMQDMLHQSDIKGVGLRKPDASVYTFPMPDCMCQQGQA, from the exons ATGCACGGAAACACCAGGATCGGGGGCGCCGGAGCGAGGCCGaacggggcggcggcggcggcggcgccgtggCCGGGTAGGAAGGGGAGCGTGGAGCGGCTCGCCtacgccgcggcggcggcggtgctgcgGCGGCGCGCGGTCCTGGTGGTGGTGCCGCTCCTGTACATGGTGGTGATGGTGGTGCTCGTCGGGGTTTGGAATCTGGATTCCGGGCCGGTGCGGGTCGGGGTGGCGATCCTGCGGCGGagggcgccgccgcccccggGTTCCATGTACCGGAGCACGCAGGTGTTCGAGAAGCTGTGGCCGTACATGCAGGGCGACGTGAACCACAGCAATGCG TTAACAACAGCATGGCATCAAAAAGCAGGACACCGTTGGAAGCCTTGTACCCACAAGAGGTTAAAACAGACAG AGCTGCCGCCATCAAATGGATTTCTTATAATTGAAGCGAATGGTGGTTTAAATCAGCAGCGCCTATCA ATATGTGATGCAGTGGCTGTCGCTGGCTTACTAAATGCAACACTTGTCATCCCAATGTTTCATTTGAACAGCGTGTGGCGTGATTCCAG TAAGTTCGGAGACATCTTTGATGAGGAGTATTTTATCGAGTCACTAAAAGATCATGTACGCGTGGTCAGAGAACTTCCAGGGGATATTCTGCAACAGTACGATCATAATATCAGCAATATACCAAACATGAGAACCAAGGCCTTCTCATCTAAGGCTTATTATTTGCAGAAGGTCCTTCCAAAATTGTTGGAACTGGG GGCTGTACGGATAGCACCATTCTCCAATAGGTTGGCTCATTCAGTTCCACCGAATATTCAGAGATTGAGATGTTTGACCAACTACGAAGCATTGAGATTTTCTGGACCTATAAGAACTCTTGCAGAAAAAATGGTTGATCGAATGGTAAAGAATAGTTCCATAAGCGGTGGGAAGTATGTCTCAGTGCATCTCCGCTTTGAAGAG GATATGGTAGCCTTTTCTTGTTGTACATATGATGGAGGCCAAAAGGAGAAACTTGAATTGGAGAAAGCTCGTGAGAGGGGTTGGAGAGGAAAGTTTCATAGACCAGGTCGGATAATAAGTCCAGAGGCAAATAGAAGGGATGGGAAATGCCCTCTAACTCCGATGGAG GTAGGAATGATGCTCCGAGGCATGGGATTTGGTAATACAACCTCACTTTATGTTGCTTCTGGTGAAATATATAATGCGAAAAAGTACATGGCTCCTCTCCGCCAGTTGTTTCCGCTTTTAGAGACGAAGGAGACTCTAGCCTCAGCTGATGAACTCGCACCATTTAAG GGGTACTCTTCTCGGCTGGCGGCACTGGATTACACCGTCTGTGCTCGCAGTGAAGTGTTTGTCACCACTCAAGGGGGAAACTTTCCCCACTTCCTGATGGGGCACAGACGCCATCTATATGAAGGGCACTCAAAGACTATCAAACCGGACAAGAGGAAATTAGTTCTCTTTTTGGACAACCCAAGCATCAG ATGGGATAGGTTCAAGAGACACATGCAGGATATGCTTCACCAGAGTGACATAAAGGGAGTGGGGCTTCGGAAACCAGATGCATCTGTATACACCTTTCCCATGCCTGATTGCATGTGTCAGCAAGGACAGGCGTGA
- the LOC109722756 gene encoding protein disulfide isomerase-like 5-2, translating into METTTLRRAKTPAPLLLLLLWAWARVSSTFVSASIDFSRDGTVIELNESSFDAAIAAFDFLFVDFYAPWCGHCKHLSPELDAAAPVLAALKDPIYVAKINADKCRKLASKYEVDGFPTLKLFIHGVPVDYYGPRKADLLVRSLKKLAAPDVSLLESDSSIYNFVETAGTDFPIFLGFGLAESVIAEFASKFKKKAWFAVAKDFSEEMMAVHHFDKVPALVSFHPKYNDQSVFYGPFEGKFLEEFIQQNQLPLAVPINSETIKSLTDDERKIVLAIVEDELDEKSMKLAKTLRTAAAANRDLVFGYVGIKQWEEFVDTFDSSKSSKLPKMLVWDRNEEYHLVVGSESLDEEDQASQISRFLEGYREGKTIKKRVSGPSLLGFFKSLISIRTVYLVVFVAALLMLMQHLSNRRANDHPQVRQSEVEPELTERSTSESESRREDYQPGDKED; encoded by the exons atggagacgACGACGCTACGCCGTGCGAAGACCCCCGCTccgctgctgcttctgcttctgtgGGCTTGGGCTAGGGTTTCATCGACCTTCGTTTCCGCCTCCATCGATTTCTCCAGAGATGGCACCGTTATCGAGCTAAACGAGTCCAGCTTCGACGCCGCGATCGCCGCTTTCGATTTCCTCTTCGTCGATTTCTATGCTCCCTGGTGTGGCCATTGCAAGCACCTCTCTCCCGAG TTGGATGCTGCTGCTCCTGTGTTAGCAGCGCTGAAAGATCCTATTTATGTAGCCAAGATAAATGCGGACAAGTGTAGGAAGCTTGCTTCCAAATATGAAGTCGA TGGATTTCCTACATTGAAGCTCTTTATTCATGGAGTCCCTGTTGATTATTACGGTCCAAGAAAAGCTGATTTGCTCGTTCGCTCTCTTAAGAAGCTTGCCGCGCCCGATGTTTCTCTGCTCGAATCAGATTCTTCGATATACAACTTTGTTGAAACAGCTGGTACagattttcctatttttttggGCTTTGGGTTGGCCGAATCAGTGATTGCTGAGTTTGCCAGTAAATTCAAGAAAAAGGCATGGTTTGCTGTAGCAAAAGATTTCTCGGAGGAAATGATGGCTGTGCATCATTTTGATAAAGTCCCAGCACTGGTATCTTTTCATCCTAAATATAATGATCAAAGCGTGTTCTATGGCCCTTTTGAAG GGAAGTTCTTGGAAGAATTTATACAGCAAAATCAGCTACCTCTTGCTGTGCCCATTAATTCCGAGACAATTAAGTCGCTGACTGACGACGAGAGAAAAATTGTACTTGCAATTGTGGAGGATGAGTTGGATGAGAAATCAATGAAGTTAGCCAAAACTTTGAGGACTGCCGCTGCTGCAAATCGTGATCTAGTATTTGGGTATGTCGGAATCAAGCAATGGGAAGAGTTTGTTGATACATTTGATTCCTCCAAGAGCTCAAAACTACCAAAGATGCTTGTGTGGGATCGAAATGAAGAATATCACCTG GTTGTAGGTTCAGAGAGCCTCGACGAGGAGGATCAAGCATCGCAGATAAGCCGTTTCCTTGAAGGATACAGAGAAGGGAAAACAATCAAGAAAAGAGTCAGTGGCCCTTCACTTCTTGGTTTCTTCAAGTCACTTATCAGCATCAGGACGGTTTACTTGGTTGTCTTTGTGGCTGCTCTTCTCATGCTTATGCAACATTTGAGCAATCGACGTGCGAATGATCATCCCCAAGTAAGACAAAGTGAAGTTGAGCCTGAGCTCACGGAAAGATCCACATCCGAGAGCGAAAGCCGAAGAGAAGATTATCAACCAGGGGATAAGGAAGATTAA
- the LOC109722759 gene encoding uncharacterized protein LOC109722759 — protein MGGGESISSNKGRSFGMGWWWWRRRRMSPASGGGRRRRRAAAAASAAVICCSPVLLPLLCLCLPFLCVAAACLRVGRPAAAAEESGGGGGGAFLGRCEEGEGEEEEGRLLQRYLEDQLGLVGALWDCDESAGVVGGGDRF, from the coding sequence ATGGGAGGAGGGGAGAGCATTAGCAGCAATAAAGGCAGGAGCTTTGGGatggggtggtggtggtggcggcgaCGGAGGATGTCTCCGGCGAGCggcggagggaggcggcggaggagggcggcggcggcggcgtcggcggcggtgATCTGCTGCTCCCCGGTGCTCCTACCGCTCCTCTGCCTCTGCCTCCCCTTCCTCTGCGTCGCCGCCGCGTGCCTCCGCGTggggcggccggcggcggcggcggaggagagcggcggcggcggcggcggcgcctttTTGGGGCGGTGCGAggaaggggagggggaggaggaggaggggcggcTGCTGCAGAGGTACTTGGAGGACCAGCTAGGGCTCGTCGGGGCCCTGTGGGATTGCGACGAGAGCGCGGGAGTagtaggaggaggagatcgtttttag